A genome region from Candidatus Kuenenbacteria bacterium includes the following:
- the murC gene encoding UDP-N-acetylmuramate--L-alanine ligase: MQIDLQKINKVYFIGIGGIMMSAAARYFLGQDKVVCGSDREKNPITSDLERLGAKIFIGQRASNIDKGFDLIIYTQAIDSSNPELARAKKLAIKTLTIFELLGILSKEKFTVTVSGMHGKSTTASMVALIMEKAKLDPTVFVGTKLKEWQGNFRLGRSDYFLSEACEYKDNFLNYHPDMAVITNIEPEHLDYFKNLAGVMKSFGRFASQTKEGGSLIVNSDDRNCRELASGVEGKVITFGIRNKADFQAAGIKTGKGITRFQVLSKNRKYNGRVFQLRIPGEFNVYNALAAIAVAAKIGIEPEIVSKVLNNFIGVWRRFEFRGKAREIEFYDDYGHHPTEIRATLSAAIDRFKNKNLWVVFQPHLYSRTHDFLEGFAEALNLSPNLILADIYAAREKNIYKITSRDLVDLINKKYRRENPALYLGEFQKIITHLKKNLKRNDILLTMGAGEAYKIGDEILSYLKKI; encoded by the coding sequence TTACAAAAAATAAATAAGGTATATTTTATTGGCATTGGGGGCATAATGATGTCAGCTGCGGCGCGATATTTTTTGGGGCAGGATAAGGTCGTCTGTGGCTCTGACCGGGAGAAAAACCCGATCACTTCTGATTTAGAGAGGTTGGGGGCCAAGATTTTTATTGGGCAAAGGGCCAGTAATATTGACAAAGGCTTTGATTTAATAATATATACACAGGCAATTGATAGCAGCAACCCAGAGTTGGCAAGGGCCAAAAAGCTGGCCATAAAGACCCTGACTATTTTTGAGCTACTGGGAATTTTATCAAAAGAAAAATTTACGGTTACTGTTTCTGGTATGCATGGCAAAAGCACCACGGCCTCAATGGTTGCTTTAATAATGGAAAAGGCGAAACTTGATCCGACAGTTTTTGTCGGCACAAAGCTAAAGGAGTGGCAGGGAAACTTTCGGCTTGGCAGATCTGATTATTTTTTATCAGAAGCTTGTGAGTACAAAGATAATTTTTTGAATTATCATCCCGATATGGCAGTTATAACAAATATCGAACCAGAACATCTGGACTATTTTAAAAATTTGGCTGGGGTGATGAAAAGTTTTGGCCGGTTTGCCAGTCAGACAAAAGAAGGAGGGAGCTTGATAGTTAATTCTGATGATAGGAATTGCAGAGAATTGGCCAGTGGGGTAGAGGGCAAAGTAATTACTTTTGGAATAAGAAATAAGGCTGATTTTCAGGCGGCGGGGATAAAAACAGGGAAAGGAATTACGAGGTTTCAGGTGTTATCAAAAAATAGGAAATATAATGGAAGGGTTTTCCAATTAAGAATACCGGGTGAGTTTAATGTTTATAATGCTTTGGCGGCTATAGCAGTAGCGGCAAAAATAGGGATCGAGCCAGAGATTGTGAGTAAGGTTTTAAATAATTTTATTGGAGTATGGCGTAGATTTGAGTTCCGAGGCAAGGCGAGGGAAATAGAATTTTATGATGATTATGGCCACCACCCAACAGAGATAAGAGCGACTTTGTCGGCGGCCATAGACAGATTCAAAAACAAGAATTTGTGGGTTGTTTTTCAGCCCCATTTGTATTCGAGGACACATGATTTTTTGGAAGGTTTTGCCGAGGCGCTGAATTTATCACCCAATTTAATTTTGGCGGATATTTACGCTGCAAGGGAAAAGAATATTTATAAAATTACCAGCCGTGATTTGGTCGATTTGATTAATAAAAAATATAGGCGAGAAAACCCGGCTTTATATTTGGGGGAGTTCCAGAAAATTATTACTCATTTAAAGAAAAATTTGAAAAGAAATGATATTCTTCTCACTATGGGAGCAGGAGAGGCATATAAGATAGGTGATGAGATTCTTTCTTATTTAAAAAAAATTTGA
- a CDS encoding MFS transporter yields the protein MHQVYYHQRQHKGTIFNGPLRIMLIVSGLFTFAFGMFSPIYALFVEELGGDVTVASNAWAVLSLAAGLFSFVTGKWENKIKETELGIAWSQFIIGFAYLIYFMADGVLALYAAQALLGIGLAFYWPAFHAVYGKHTTKAEAPWQWSVYDGLGYLLPAIAAVLGGELVKEYGFETIFIIMAGLSFLCGLFIMILPRKVL from the coding sequence ATGCATCAAGTTTACTATCATCAAAGGCAACATAAGGGCACCATTTTTAATGGCCCACTTCGGATCATGCTCATTGTGAGTGGCTTATTTACGTTTGCTTTCGGGATGTTTAGTCCGATTTATGCACTTTTTGTAGAAGAATTGGGTGGCGACGTGACGGTGGCTTCTAATGCTTGGGCAGTGCTTTCTCTGGCAGCCGGTCTCTTTTCTTTTGTAACTGGTAAGTGGGAAAATAAAATAAAAGAAACAGAACTGGGGATTGCCTGGTCACAGTTTATTATCGGGTTTGCTTATCTAATTTATTTTATGGCTGATGGGGTTTTGGCTTTGTACGCGGCGCAGGCATTACTTGGCATAGGTTTGGCTTTTTATTGGCCAGCCTTTCATGCGGTTTATGGCAAGCACACCACAAAAGCTGAGGCGCCTTGGCAGTGGAGTGTTTATGACGGCTTGGGTTATTTGCTGCCGGCGATAGCGGCAGTGCTCGGGGGGGAGCTGGTAAAAGAGTATGGTTTTGAAACAATTTTTATTATTATGGCGGGTTTATCTTTTTTGTGCGGATTGTTTATAATGATATTGCCGAGAAAGGTATTATAG